The sequence below is a genomic window from Plodia interpunctella isolate USDA-ARS_2022_Savannah chromosome 5, ilPloInte3.2, whole genome shotgun sequence.
AAGAGACACTTATATAAGAGTGAGgtctactaaaaaaaaacttaaatcagGCTCCGGTTCCAGggcaaataaaacatacatttactaTAACATGCTGTCATTTTTAGATTCAAACTCGAATACTCAAGGAGAAGAATCGGCAGACAATTTTAATCAGTCAGTAGAGCAAAACGCGTCACCGAGaacttcacaaaataatacGATTATTGAAGAAGATTTGATTAATGTACCTAGCACCAGCTCCAGCGTTACCAAAGAAACACGATCTTCCAAGAAACGTAAGTGCGAATCGCCAACTGATTTCGAATTAGAGTTGTTAAATTGCGTGAAGAATAACACTGCAGATAATATGGACGAAgacttgaatttttttaagtcattattaccaactgtaaaaaaattgagtcgctttaaaaaattattatttcgtaCGAAAGTATTAGAAGCTTTAATTgatattgaaaaagaaatgattATTACCATTGATGACCTTTCATTAACGCAAAATACGGTAACGAATGATTTAGAATCCTTAAATGTAAGATCAGATACgaacaatgaataaatagGTAACAAGAAAGACTTTGAAGATTTGATTAAGactgtttaattattaagaacaaaagaaagagaagaaCATGAAGAACTATTTAAGTTAGTAAAAAGcgcaattttatatttatatttttctggtCTCATGTgcaattattatgatatacaaGGGCATTCGCCAAAAGTTTACAAG
It includes:
- the LOC128670179 gene encoding uncharacterized protein LOC128670179; the encoded protein is MTNFDTERVIVEVQCRPAIWDQSSEIFKDRDAKSKAWLDICKVLFENFDDWSEAEKNIQVKKLQQRWKTARDTYIRVRSTKKKLKSGSGSRANKTYIYYNMLSFLDSNSNTQGEESADNFNQSVEQNASPRTSQNNTIIEEDLINVPSTSSSVTKETRSSKKRKCESPTDFELELLNCVKNNTADNMDEDLNFFKSLLPTVKKLSRFKKLLFRTKVLEALIDIEKEMIITIDDLSLTQNTVTNDLESLNVRSDTNNE